In Candidatus Afararchaeum irisae, a genomic segment contains:
- the guaB gene encoding IMP dehydrogenase, whose product MGTDFRDKLDCEEGLTFDDLLLRPSESTVEPNEADVSTRVSVNVEMETPIISAAMDTVTESGMAIAMAREGGIGVVHRNLSADSQAEEIRKVKDSDRLITRDVVTITTDASVDDATRLMETEDVSGLPVLDDTGDLVGIVSKRDLRPFADTGRGDVSITEVMTRDVVTVDEGIDPDEALELMYENGVERLPVVEDGGETVEGIITMRSILRRREYPDATRDDDGHLAVAAAVSPFKTDRALKLDEAGADVLMVDTAHAHNMNVVEGAREIKQKVDADVVVGNIATSEAAEELVEFADGLKVGVGPGSICTTRVVAGSGMPQMTAISNVADVASEHGVPVIADGGIRYSGDIAKAVAAGADAVMMGSLLAGTDEAPGRTITVQGKRYKQYRGMGSVGAMTAGEETTDRYLKEDTDQEFVPEGIEGAIPYRGSVGSQIHQLVGGLQSGMGYVGASDIDEMQEEARFVRITGAGKEESHPHDVMITDEAPNYRSDQT is encoded by the coding sequence ATGGGGACAGATTTCAGAGACAAGCTCGACTGCGAGGAGGGACTCACCTTCGACGATCTTCTTCTACGTCCTTCCGAGTCTACTGTCGAGCCCAACGAAGCTGACGTTTCTACCAGGGTATCGGTTAACGTAGAGATGGAGACTCCTATAATCAGTGCCGCGATGGACACTGTGACCGAGAGCGGCATGGCGATAGCGATGGCACGTGAGGGCGGAATCGGTGTCGTCCACAGGAACCTGAGCGCCGACTCGCAGGCTGAGGAGATAAGGAAGGTCAAGGACAGCGACCGTCTCATCACGAGAGACGTAGTCACTATAACGACCGACGCCTCGGTCGACGACGCCACACGTCTCATGGAGACAGAGGATGTTTCGGGACTTCCCGTTCTCGATGACACGGGAGACCTCGTCGGAATAGTCAGCAAACGTGACCTGCGACCCTTTGCCGACACCGGACGCGGTGACGTGAGCATAACCGAGGTCATGACGCGTGATGTCGTCACGGTAGACGAGGGCATAGATCCCGACGAGGCGCTCGAACTCATGTACGAGAACGGCGTCGAACGTCTTCCCGTCGTAGAGGACGGCGGAGAGACGGTCGAGGGCATAATTACGATGAGGAGTATACTCAGAAGACGTGAGTATCCCGACGCTACGAGGGACGACGACGGACATCTCGCAGTCGCCGCCGCTGTCTCGCCTTTCAAGACCGACCGCGCCCTAAAGCTCGACGAGGCGGGTGCCGACGTCCTGATGGTCGACACCGCACACGCCCACAACATGAACGTCGTCGAGGGCGCGCGCGAGATAAAACAGAAGGTCGACGCCGACGTCGTAGTCGGGAACATAGCCACGTCTGAGGCAGCCGAGGAGCTCGTGGAGTTCGCCGACGGTCTCAAGGTCGGCGTCGGACCCGGAAGTATCTGTACGACGAGGGTCGTCGCGGGTTCGGGAATGCCCCAGATGACAGCCATCTCGAACGTCGCCGACGTCGCCTCCGAACACGGAGTACCCGTGATAGCCGACGGCGGAATACGGTACTCGGGCGACATAGCCAAGGCTGTCGCCGCGGGAGCCGACGCCGTGATGATGGGATCGCTCTTAGCGGGCACCGACGAGGCTCCGGGTAGGACGATAACCGTACAGGGCAAACGTTACAAGCAGTACAGAGGAATGGGAAGCGTCGGAGCCATGACCGCCGGAGAGGAGACCACTGACAGATACCTCAAGGAGGACACCGACCAGGAGTTCGTCCCCGAGGGAATCGAGGGTGCTATACCCTACCGTGGTTCTGTCGGTAGTCAGATTCACCAGCTAGTCGGAGGTCTCCAGAGTGGAATGGGATACGTCGGCGCGTCCG
- a CDS encoding Mrp/NBP35 family ATP-binding protein, whose protein sequence is MTPSRDDVLEALRNVNDPELGEDIVSLEMVENVRLDGSTAHFRVNLPAPDMKEELRDDITDALSDVEGLEGLQVEWSSEAEAADEESEVLPNVDKVIAVSSGKGGVGKSTVAVNLAAALSDAGATVGLFDSDVYGPNVPRMLGSDAQPRVDKDEKIIPPEKSGIKVMSMGYLTGQDTPVVWRGAMVHNALTQLLNDVNWGDLDYLVVDMPPGTGDAQLTIAQTIPVTGAVIVTTPQTVSLDDSRKGVEMFEKTNVPVVGIVENMSEFVCPDCGGHHDIFGSGAGQKLADEADVPLVGRIPIDPNVRTGGDEGEPIVLSDLDSPAKDALRGAADSIRDEVDSIGDRKLPMV, encoded by the coding sequence ATGACTCCTTCACGCGATGATGTTCTTGAAGCACTCAGAAACGTCAACGACCCCGAGCTAGGTGAGGACATAGTCAGTCTGGAGATGGTCGAGAACGTCCGTCTCGACGGCTCGACGGCACATTTCCGTGTCAATCTCCCGGCTCCGGATATGAAGGAAGAGCTACGTGACGACATAACCGACGCTCTCTCCGACGTCGAGGGTCTCGAAGGTCTTCAGGTCGAGTGGTCATCGGAGGCTGAGGCGGCGGACGAGGAGAGTGAGGTACTTCCTAACGTCGACAAGGTAATCGCGGTTTCGAGTGGGAAGGGAGGCGTCGGAAAGTCGACAGTCGCTGTCAACTTAGCCGCCGCGCTCTCCGACGCCGGAGCCACCGTAGGTCTCTTCGACTCCGACGTCTACGGACCTAACGTCCCACGTATGCTAGGGAGCGACGCCCAGCCGAGGGTCGACAAGGACGAGAAGATCATACCGCCCGAGAAAAGCGGAATAAAGGTGATGTCGATGGGATACCTCACGGGACAGGACACACCCGTAGTCTGGAGGGGCGCGATGGTACACAACGCTCTGACACAGCTTCTCAACGACGTCAACTGGGGCGACCTCGACTACCTCGTCGTCGACATGCCCCCCGGAACCGGAGACGCACAGCTCACGATAGCCCAGACGATACCCGTCACGGGTGCTGTGATAGTTACGACGCCACAGACGGTCTCTCTCGACGACTCGCGTAAGGGAGTTGAGATGTTCGAGAAGACCAACGTCCCCGTCGTCGGGATAGTCGAGAACATGTCGGAGTTCGTCTGTCCCGACTGCGGAGGACACCACGATATATTCGGATCGGGAGCGGGTCAGAAGCTCGCCGATGAGGCTGACGTGCCACTCGTCGGAAGAATACCCATAGATCCCAACGTCAGGACGGGAGGCGACGAGGGAGAGCCGATAGTCCTGAGCGACTTGGACTCGCCCGCCAAGGACGCTCTGAGGGGCGCGGCGGACAGTATACGTGACGAGGTCGACTCGATAGGTGACAGGAAGCTCCCGATGGTGTAG